One genomic window of Bremerella sp. JC817 includes the following:
- a CDS encoding DUF1559 domain-containing protein translates to MSRKPHAFTLVELLVVIAIIGVLIALLLPAVQQAREAARRINCTNNLKQLGLALHNHHDTFGAFPAGANDERDSDNDEVGSMWSARILPFIEQNNLYEALTLDNSANFAAGSGGVSGASIGSTNSAHRNIAACETMIENLRCPSAPIPKAVKDTSTDNWTVQNRVPASYLANCSGTLTSDYDSSHNSGGGQDWWGKNAGSGLNGVFQNFRALSFSAVTDGTSNTVAFGEAVPDPKSTGAREDKANGSAAQKDHWYIGGDDIDVPEDWSEMWGSLGVGINLPKVDPGSSGFAAYEFGYSSQHPGGAMFCLTDGSVTFLAETIDANTRQAYGTRNGEEVISK, encoded by the coding sequence ATGTCGCGGAAACCTCACGCATTCACGCTGGTCGAATTGCTAGTTGTCATAGCAATCATCGGCGTTCTGATTGCCTTATTATTGCCAGCCGTGCAGCAAGCACGCGAAGCGGCACGTCGGATCAATTGCACGAACAATTTGAAGCAGCTTGGCCTCGCCCTCCATAATCATCACGACACCTTCGGGGCGTTTCCTGCCGGAGCGAACGACGAGCGCGATTCGGACAACGATGAAGTCGGGTCAATGTGGAGTGCCCGTATTCTACCGTTCATCGAACAAAACAATTTGTACGAAGCCCTTACCCTGGACAACTCGGCTAACTTTGCCGCCGGTAGTGGTGGCGTGAGCGGGGCCTCGATTGGCAGTACCAATAGCGCGCATCGAAACATCGCGGCATGTGAAACGATGATCGAGAATTTGCGTTGCCCATCGGCCCCCATTCCCAAGGCGGTCAAAGATACGTCGACAGACAACTGGACCGTGCAGAACCGTGTTCCGGCAAGCTACCTGGCGAACTGCTCTGGCACGCTTACTTCCGACTATGATTCGAGCCACAACTCTGGCGGCGGTCAGGACTGGTGGGGAAAGAATGCCGGCAGCGGCTTGAATGGTGTCTTCCAGAACTTTCGGGCACTGAGCTTCTCGGCGGTCACCGACGGAACGTCGAATACAGTTGCTTTTGGCGAGGCGGTTCCTGATCCGAAGAGCACCGGGGCCCGGGAAGACAAAGCGAACGGTTCAGCCGCCCAGAAAGATCACTGGTATATCGGTGGCGATGATATCGATGTGCCGGAAGATTGGTCCGAGATGTGGGGCTCGCTGGGAGTCGGCATCAATCTGCCCAAGGTCGACCCCGGAAGTTCCGGTTTCGCCGCGTATGAGTTCGGCTACAGCAGCCAGCATCCTGGGGGAGCGATGTTCTGCCTGACCGACGGCTCGGTCACGTTTCTGGCTGAAACGATCGACGCCAACACGCGGCAAGCGTATGGCACTCGTAACGGCGAAGAAGTCATTTCAAAGTAA